TAATCGCGGCGAGCCGGGAGAACATGGAGCAGAACATCGCGGCCGGATCCGGCGAGTATCTGACCGCCGTCGGGACCTTGCTCGGCGTGCCGGAGCCCCGGCGCGCAGACTTCGGCGCCGCGATCCAACGCCGCTATGCCCAAGATTGGCCAGGCTCCCATGCGGCCCCGGAGCAGTGGCTCGCGCAGCTTCACGAAACCGCCCAACCCTATCGGCTATCCCACTAACCCCTGTCGGATCTCGTATGACCACACCTCAAGCCTCCGCCGCGACACTCCCTTTTCAACGAATCCTCCATCCCTCTGATTTTTCAGAGGACAGCCACACCGGACTGGTCCACGCGGTGAAACTGGCCGTGGCCGCTCACGGCGAGCTGTCGATCATGCACATTGACCCGGATGTTCCCCGGGCGGATTTCGAAGACTTTCCCAAAGTCCGGCCGTTACTTGAACGCTGGGGGCTCCTTCCTCACGGCAGTCCACGCGAGCAGGTGGCCGACCTGGGGATCGCGATCAAGAAGACTCGGACAGTGGCAAAGAACCGGACCGAAGCCATTCTCCATTACCTCGCCAAGCATCCGGCCGATTTGCTGGTGATGTCCACGAATCAGCACGAAGGACTCGCCCGATGGCAGCATGAGAGTGTTGCCGAACCGGTCGCCCGTGAGAGTCAAATGGCCACGCTGTTCGTCCCCGCGCAGGTCGAAGGATTCGTGGCAAAGGATTCAGGACAACCGAAACTCCGCCGGGTGCTGGTGCCGGTGAGCGCGGAATACAGCCCGCAACTGGCCATCGACATGACCGCGCAGTTGGCGGCCGCCCTGGGCTGCGACAATCTCACGGTGATTGTCGTGCAAGTAGGAGACGATCGCACATTGCACTCGCTCCACTACCCGATCAAGACCGGTTGGCTCTGGCACACGATGGCCTGCCAGGGAAATGTCGTGGAGGTGATTCTCGCGATGGGGAAAGATTTCGATGTCGATCTCATCGTCATGACGACGTCGAAGCAGCATACCTTACTGGATCTCATGCGAGGCAGCACCACCGAACGTGTACTCCGCGGCGCCCGCTGCCCGCTGCTGGCCCTACCGGTCTGACATCCTCCGCACCACACTCACCGGCCCGTCCGACATTCCCGACATTCCTTCAGACTGCTTTCGCAGCACCGTACGCACGACCACCCCGTCTTTGAGAATGAGAAAATTCGTCGGCACGGCCGGAATTTTCGGCCCCGGCAGAATGATTCCGGCGAGATTCAACGGATCGGACGCGGACAGTTTGATCTCTTGTCCCGTCGTAACGCTGCCCACTGACTTGCGCAGCGCGCGCAGGGCCTCCACTGCTTCCGGCAGCGCGAACTGCTCGCCGACAAAGCCCGTCACAAAGCGACCGCCGCGCAGCTCCCCTTGCAGTTCCAATTTCCGATACACCACGAGCAGGTCCCGCCACGACTGCACCAACGACTCCCGTACCAACAGATCCCGAAAGACCACCCCGTACCGGCGCAAGAGCTGGCGGGCCGTCTGCTCTGCAGAACTGAGCGCCGATGGCTGACGGCTGACCGCGTTGCGAAGCAGCGACCAGCGACCCGCTGTATGCCGTGGCCGGCGCGCCCGTTCCCGGCCCTCGGCACGGCGGCGCCGCGGATCCATGAGAGCGCGGAGATTGTCGAACCCGTCGGCCGTCACCAGGCCCGCCGCGACCAACTCCCAGAGCCCCGCCTCGACTTCCGCCGGAAGATGATTAGTCAGCCGCACCAGATCGGCAAAGAAGCTCGCGCCTCGCTCGTGCAATGCACGGCGCAGGTCCTGGGCCACGGCACTCAACTGGCCATAGGGATCAGGTCCGGCTTGCGCCGCACCCTCTGCGAATGCCGCCATCAACCACTCTCCGTCCTCACGCGGAAACAGACTGATCGGGGCAACGCTCGTGGGCACGATGCGCCGCGCCTTATCAGCGTCACCTGAGAAGGCCAAACGCGGATGCGGCGAAATACGCCCCCAACTGACCGCGCCGCTGAGACAGAGACGGTCTAGAAACTCCGGCTCGTATTTCGCCAGGCGCACACGCAAGAGCTGCGGTTCCCAGGCGGAAGCCGCCGCTTCAAACCCAGCCAATTGCGTGATGATCTGCGTGAGTCCGGCCTCCCCATGCTGCCGAGAGCCCGGCGTCACATGCTGCCACTGAAGCAGAAAGCGCATGAACTCGGCGGCAGTGACCGGCTCGATGTCCTTGCGCAACCGGCCGATCGTCAATCGATGGATCCGCGCCAGAAGTCGGCGGTGACACCATTCGGAGGCGGAGATGCCGGAGAGTGCTGAGTCCTGGGTACTGAGTCCTGAGTGTGTTCTGAATTGCCCGCGGAGGACCTGGCCTTGCGTTTCTAATTTCAGCATCGCTGCCATGACACCATCGACAGACACATGCAGCCGGTCGGCCAGATGCTGCACCGTCGTCGGTCCGATACTCTCCATCCACCCCTGCACCACCGCGACAAGCACTTCTTCGTCGCCGGCCGCAAGCAATCGTTCAACCCGCTCTCGATTCTCCGCCGCCACCCAGCCCTGCACCGCTCGCCCCCCATCGCTCGACGACAACTCCACTATCCGCCCTTCTTCGATAAGGCGCGGCAAACACACGATCCAAGCCGCTCCCTCTTTGACCGGCACCCACACCAGTGTCAGCAGCGCATCGTGCAGTTCGTCGGCATCTCGCACCACCGGCCACGCCTCCCGCTCGACCTCCTCAATCGCCGCCGGGTCGAGTGCGCCGACCTGCCCGAGCATCTCCGGCGGTAGCGTCCGCCGCATTTCCACCGCCCGGGCGCGGCGCTCTTCCAGCGGCGCGTCATCGAGAAACGCGTAGGGGTTGGCGTTCAGAATCTCATGGGAAAAGACCGAGGGCACGGGCGTATCCACCGCGACGCAGCGAATCGTGCCGGCTTCGATGGCCTGCAGCACGGCCGTCAGCCCCTCCAGATCCATCGCCTCCGTCAGGCAATCTCGGATCGTTTCGTTCACGAGGGGATGATCCGGAATCTGCCTGGCTGCCCGCTCGCCGGTCAGATTCTCCTGGCAGGCGATCGCATCCGGGAAGACCGCCGCGAGCAAATCTTCCGACTTCATCCGCTGAATCTGCGGCGGCACCTTCTTGCCGTTGGAAAATCTGAGCAGCGCCAGCGACCGCGATGCATTCCACCGCCAACGCGTCGCGAACATCGGCGCGAGCAAGACTGCTTGAATCAATACTTCACGGACCGACTTCGAGTGGAGATAGCCGAAGACCGATTCCAGCGGGAAACTGTGCTTCTCGCCCAGCGAAATCACCAAACCATTGTCGGTCGCCGCGGCCTGCAGCTCGAAATCGAACGTGACGCAGAACCGTTTGCGCAGGGCGAGGCCCCAGGCCCGGTTGATCCGCCCGCCAAAGGGCGCGTGCAAAACCAGCTGCATCCCGCCGCTTTCGTCGAAGAACCGCTCAGCGACGATCGTGTCCTGCGTCGGCACGGTCCCCAGTACGGCCTTGCCGGTGAGCACGTACTCGATGGCCTGCTGTGCACCACGCTGATCCAATGCACACTCGTTTTTGAGCCAGCCGATGGCTGACACCTGACTGACAGCCGGATCATCAGACAGCGCACGCTCAGCAATCACGTGCCGTAATGAAGCTACTTCCGCCGATAATTCGGCTGTCCTCGACGGAGCCTCGCCACGCCAGAACGGAATGTTCGGCGGCGCGCCCTGGGCATCTTCCACACGGACCTTCCCCGCCTCGATCCCTTTGATGCGCCACGACGTATTACCCAACAACATGATGTCGCCGGCCAAACTCTCCACCGCGAAATCCTCGTCGACCGATCCCACCACCGTCCCATCGGGCTCCGCCACCACCGCGTAGTTAGCCGTATCTGGAATGGCGCCCCCGGAGGTGATCGCCGCCAGCCGCGCGCCTCGCCGTCC
Above is a window of Nitrospira sp. DNA encoding:
- a CDS encoding DUF3015 family protein; this encodes MRTPSISVRLALTLLTLTLSSGCSFKATLDQTMDTTSNVSGTTSSVHSWVSEDGLVKPDYKALALIAASRENMEQNIAAGSGEYLTAVGTLLGVPEPRRADFGAAIQRRYAQDWPGSHAAPEQWLAQLHETAQPYRLSH
- a CDS encoding universal stress protein — its product is MTTPQASAATLPFQRILHPSDFSEDSHTGLVHAVKLAVAAHGELSIMHIDPDVPRADFEDFPKVRPLLERWGLLPHGSPREQVADLGIAIKKTRTVAKNRTEAILHYLAKHPADLLVMSTNQHEGLARWQHESVAEPVARESQMATLFVPAQVEGFVAKDSGQPKLRRVLVPVSAEYSPQLAIDMTAQLAAALGCDNLTVIVVQVGDDRTLHSLHYPIKTGWLWHTMACQGNVVEVILAMGKDFDVDLIVMTTSKQHTLLDLMRGSTTERVLRGARCPLLALPV
- a CDS encoding DEAD/DEAH box helicase, translated to MTLSRFHPLIAEWFLTQVGQPTDVQRQAWPAIQSGADALIAAPTGSGKTLAAFLSCIDSLFKQALARELDDHTQVLYVSPLKALSNDIQKNLQKPLAEIGQMALQAGLLMPELRVLVRTGDTPMADRQQMLKRPPHILVTTPESLFILLTADKSRRMLQTVRTVIVDEIHALAPNKRGAHVALSLERLEALTLVKPQRIGLSATQRPIELVAEFLVGARPRPTIIDVGHRREMDLAVEVPKDELSAVATNAIWSDVYDRVAELVRQHRSTLVFVNTRRLAERVSHYLEERLHDLGPDVVAAHHGSLSRQIRLSAEERLKTGKTRVVIATASLELGIDVGTVDLVCQIGSPRAIATGLQRIGRAGHWVKAIPKGRIFAMTRDELLECAALVRAIRRGTLDQITIPPAPLDILSQQMVAAAATQTWTEEELFALVRRAYSYRDLSRAEFDGVLHMLADGIATQRGRGLAYLFHDRINGRIKGRRGARLAAITSGGAIPDTANYAVVAEPDGTVVGSVDEDFAVESLAGDIMLLGNTSWRIKGIEAGKVRVEDAQGAPPNIPFWRGEAPSRTAELSAEVASLRHVIAERALSDDPAVSQVSAIGWLKNECALDQRGAQQAIEYVLTGKAVLGTVPTQDTIVAERFFDESGGMQLVLHAPFGGRINRAWGLALRKRFCVTFDFELQAAATDNGLVISLGEKHSFPLESVFGYLHSKSVREVLIQAVLLAPMFATRWRWNASRSLALLRFSNGKKVPPQIQRMKSEDLLAAVFPDAIACQENLTGERAARQIPDHPLVNETIRDCLTEAMDLEGLTAVLQAIEAGTIRCVAVDTPVPSVFSHEILNANPYAFLDDAPLEERRARAVEMRRTLPPEMLGQVGALDPAAIEEVEREAWPVVRDADELHDALLTLVWVPVKEGAAWIVCLPRLIEEGRIVELSSSDGGRAVQGWVAAENRERVERLLAAGDEEVLVAVVQGWMESIGPTTVQHLADRLHVSVDGVMAAMLKLETQGQVLRGQFRTHSGLSTQDSALSGISASEWCHRRLLARIHRLTIGRLRKDIEPVTAAEFMRFLLQWQHVTPGSRQHGEAGLTQIITQLAGFEAAASAWEPQLLRVRLAKYEPEFLDRLCLSGAVSWGRISPHPRLAFSGDADKARRIVPTSVAPISLFPREDGEWLMAAFAEGAAQAGPDPYGQLSAVAQDLRRALHERGASFFADLVRLTNHLPAEVEAGLWELVAAGLVTADGFDNLRALMDPRRRRAEGRERARRPRHTAGRWSLLRNAVSRQPSALSSAEQTARQLLRRYGVVFRDLLVRESLVQSWRDLLVVYRKLELQGELRGGRFVTGFVGEQFALPEAVEALRALRKSVGSVTTGQEIKLSASDPLNLAGIILPGPKIPAVPTNFLILKDGVVVRTVLRKQSEGMSGMSDGPVSVVRRMSDR